In Candidatus Binatia bacterium, a single window of DNA contains:
- the aroB gene encoding 3-dehydroquinate synthase has translation MTRSRPAANAATATVRVGLGERAYDIVIGSGVLDDVGTQLAAVTRPGQAVVISNPVVGGLFRARVTAALATAGFRVAAIEIPDGEEHKNLAWVAFAYERLIEAHADRSTPVLALGGGVIGDLAGFVAATYLRGVPFVQLPTTLLAQVDSSVGGKTGVNLPAGKNLIGAFYQPRLVLSDIAALHSLPKREFLAGLAEVIKYGIILDAELFALVETELARVMARDEGLLRTIVRRCCELKATVVERDEREADHRAILNFGHTLGHAIEALTDYRRFLHGEAVAIGMAFAARVSRSRGFCDDETVRRIVTLLTRAGLPVAVPPDAAGQALVLAIETDKKVAGGKVKFVCVEAVGRSRFELLAADVIAAQATA, from the coding sequence ATGACCAGATCGCGACCGGCGGCGAATGCGGCGACCGCTACTGTCAGGGTGGGTCTGGGCGAGCGCGCTTACGACATCGTGATCGGCTCCGGCGTTCTCGACGACGTCGGAACGCAGCTTGCCGCCGTGACCCGACCGGGGCAGGCGGTGGTGATTTCCAACCCGGTCGTCGGCGGGCTGTTCCGGGCCCGCGTCACCGCGGCGCTCGCGACGGCCGGATTCCGTGTCGCCGCGATCGAGATCCCCGACGGCGAGGAGCACAAGAACCTCGCGTGGGTGGCTTTCGCATACGAGCGGCTCATCGAGGCGCACGCCGACCGCTCGACCCCGGTGCTCGCCCTTGGTGGCGGCGTGATCGGCGACCTGGCCGGCTTCGTCGCGGCGACGTACCTGCGCGGCGTGCCGTTCGTTCAACTGCCGACCACGCTGCTGGCACAGGTCGATTCGAGCGTCGGTGGGAAGACGGGAGTCAACCTGCCCGCCGGAAAGAACCTCATCGGAGCCTTCTACCAACCGCGACTGGTGCTCAGCGACATCGCCGCGCTGCACTCGCTGCCAAAACGCGAGTTCCTCGCCGGCCTCGCCGAGGTCATCAAGTACGGAATCATCCTCGACGCCGAGCTGTTCGCCCTCGTCGAAACCGAGCTGGCCCGGGTCATGGCCCGGGACGAGGGTCTGCTGCGCACCATTGTCCGCCGTTGTTGCGAATTGAAGGCAACGGTAGTCGAGCGGGACGAACGGGAAGCCGATCACCGAGCCATACTCAACTTCGGTCATACGCTCGGCCACGCCATCGAGGCGCTGACCGATTACCGGCGGTTCCTGCATGGCGAGGCGGTGGCGATCGGCATGGCCTTCGCGGCGCGGGTCTCGCGGAGCCGCGGGTTCTGCGACGACGAAACGGTACGGCGGATCGTGACGCTGCTGACACGGGCCGGGCTGCCCGTGGCGGTGCCGCCCGACGCGGCGGGCCAGGCACTCGTGTTGGCGATCGAGACGGACAAGAAGGTTGCGGGCGGCAAGGTGAAGTTCGTGTGCGTTGAAGCCGTCGGGCGCAGCCGCTTCGAGCTGCTGGCCGCCGACGTTATTGCCGCGCAGGCGACTGCGTAA
- a CDS encoding shikimate kinase (catalyzes the formation of shikimate 3-phosphate from shikimate in aromatic amino acid biosynthesis) — protein sequence MSVVVLTGIMGTGKTSVGRRLAERMGTSFVDTDERIEASAGMSISKILATRGEFFFQELESRVLAAVLNDGTVVATGDSAIMDPANEALMHDAGPVICLTADVDTILGRSVNHGVPRDLGPEARRVRIARLLAERADAYGRADLCIDTSHRSVDAVVDEIVAYLRRHAVNGNAA from the coding sequence ATGAGCGTGGTGGTTCTCACTGGGATCATGGGTACCGGTAAGACCAGCGTTGGAAGGCGTCTGGCCGAACGCATGGGCACTTCCTTCGTCGATACGGACGAACGCATCGAAGCCTCGGCCGGTATGTCGATCTCCAAGATCCTCGCGACCCGGGGCGAATTCTTCTTTCAGGAACTCGAAAGCCGGGTCCTCGCCGCCGTCCTCAACGACGGAACGGTGGTTGCGACCGGCGATAGCGCCATCATGGACCCGGCCAACGAGGCGTTGATGCACGATGCCGGCCCGGTGATCTGCCTGACGGCGGACGTCGACACCATCCTCGGACGTAGCGTGAACCACGGTGTTCCTCGGGACCTCGGCCCGGAAGCGCGACGGGTGCGCATCGCACGCCTGCTGGCCGAGCGCGCCGATGCGTACGGGCGGGCCGATCTCTGTATCGATACCTCGCACCGCAGCGTTGACGCGGTGGTCGACGAGATCGTCGCCTACCTGCGCCGCCATGCAGTGAACGGGAACGCCGCATGA